A part of Botrytis cinerea B05.10 chromosome 2, complete sequence genomic DNA contains:
- the Bcjjj1 gene encoding Bcjjj1 — MGAEQSSSRGGDTQNNGGVVMKTCYYELLGVERQASDDEIKKAYRKKALELHPDRNYGNVETATAKFAEVQSAYEVLSDPQERAWYDSHRLSILGGGDPAEDDFADNVRITSAAHIISLIGKFDSSVPFTDAPNGFFGILRETFATLAREENAACDWDGLELVDYPDFGSAEDSYEDVVKSFYRTWVNFTTQKSFSWKDLYRTSDAPDRATRRLIEKENKRSRDEAKAEFNDAVRHLVLFVRKRDPRFTPNSQTQEERQKILRDAASAQAARKRAANQAKMNSYVVPDWAKSDESEGVVEESSEESEVEVIECVVCNKTFKSENQFEAHTKSKKHTKAVQAIQKQMRKENKSLNLDTPPEPKGSDLDDDFERLEVTSENGKYGSAIEDETKVEEVEPALYDHDSYSGKLDGPAKDDSDIDSLNDDYAPREAVEERLAAAVSGDALSLETQGLDSGQKSTKDVEQDAFSDPTPKKPLGKAKIKRAKKAAQKEPAGLQGENFKCANVTCHESFSSKSKLFNHIKEFGHASPVQKASNSKKRK; from the exons ATGGGCGCAGAACAATCTTCATCGCGTGGTGGGGATACACAGAATAATGGCGGGGTAGTCATGAAAACATGTTACTACGAATTGCTGGGCGTCGAACGGCAGGCTTCAGATGACGA GATCAAGAAGGCTTATAGGAAAAAAGCGCTGGAACTTCACCCCGATCGAAATTATGGTAATGTTGAAACTGCCACCGCGAAGTTTGCCGAAGTTCAGTCTGCCTACGAGGTCTTGTCAGATCCGCAAGAAAGAGCCTGGTATGACTCTCATCGATTATCAATCTTAGGAGGCGGCGATCCTGCGGAAGACGACTTTGCGGATAATGTTCGAATAACGAGCGCAGCACACATTATAAGCTTGATTGGAAAATTCGACTCCAGTGTCCCTTTCACGGATGCTCCGAATGGGTTCTTTGGTATACTTCGAGAGACATTCGCAACTCTTGCGAGAGAGGAGAATGCAGCATGCGACTGGGACGGCCTTGAATTGGTCGATTACCCTGATTTTGGGAGCGCTGAGGATAGCTATGAGGATGTAGTCAAATCCTTTTATAGAACTTGGGTGAACTTCACTACGCAGAAGTCATTTTCATGGAAAGACCTCTACCGGACCTCCGATGCGCCGGATAGGGCAACCCGCCGATtgatagagaaagaaaataaaaggtCTCGGGACGAGGCCAAAGCTGAATTCAATGATGCCGTCAGGCATCTCGTTCTATTTGTGCGAAAGAGAGATCCACGCTTTACTCCGAATTCACAAACCCAGGAGGAGAGACAGAAAATATTGCGGGATGCTGCATCAGCCCAGGCAGCTCGTAAGCGAGCGGCAAATCAAGCCAAGATGAACAGTTATGTGGTCCCAGACTGGGCGAAATCAGATGAATCTGAAGGTGTAGTCGAAGAGTCATCCGAAGAGTCCGAGGTTGAAGTAATAGAGTGCGTTGTTTGTAACAAGACATTCAAAAGCGAAAACCAATTTGAAGCACatacaaaaagcaaaaaacaTACCAAAGCTGTACAAGCTATCCAGAAGCAAATGCGCAAAGAGAATAAATCTCTAAACTTAGATACACCCCCGGAACCAAAGGGTAGCGACCTTGATGATGACTTTGAAAGGCTTGAAGTTACTTCAGAAAATGGGAAGTATGGGTCTGCCATCGAAGATGAAActaaagttgaagaagtggaaCCCGCACTATATGATCACGACTCGTATTCCGGTAAATTAGATGGTCCAGCCAAAGATGATTCTGATATCGACAGCCTAAATGATGACTACGCGCCCAGAGAAGCAGTTGAGGAAAGGTTGGCGGCAGCAGTATCGGGAGATGCACTCTCTCTTGAAACCCAAGGTTTAGACTCCGGTCAAAAATCAACCAAAGATGTAGAGCAAGATGCTTTTAGCGATCCTACTCCAAAGAAACCTCTTGGAAAAGCGAAAATAAAACGTGCCAAAAAAGCTGCTCAAAAGGAACCTGCAGGGCTGCAGGGCGAAAAT TTTAAATGTGCCAATGTGACATGTCATGAGTCTTTCTCCTCAAAGAGTAAACTCTTCAACCATATCAAAGAATTTGGCCACGCCTCGCCCGTACAAAAAGCTAGTAATTcgaaaaagaggaaatag